In a genomic window of Polypterus senegalus isolate Bchr_013 chromosome 13, ASM1683550v1, whole genome shotgun sequence:
- the LOC120542896 gene encoding potassium voltage-gated channel subfamily A member 7-like, whose amino-acid sequence MDEMNHNITCLKDKETTRDGDQEHQSDSTQDLTLTVPKKRKSRKSSSLWRSSGVLSERVVINVSGLRFETQLRTLSQFPDTLLGDPQKRGRYYDPLHNEYFLDRNRPCFDSILYFYQSGGRLKRPANIPLDVFIDELKFYQLEGEALARFLEDEGFPKDEERPMPENEFQKQVWLLFEYPESSAAARIIAIISVMVILVSIVIFCLETLPDFKDEREILPHHHPHPRNITLPDPPFLYTHPFQDPFFVVETMCICWFSFELLVRFVACPSKTSFFRDIMNIIDFVAIIPYFVTLGTELARAKGGTPAMSLAILRVIRLVRVFRIFKLSRHSKGLQILGQTLKASMRELGLLIFFLFIGVILFSSSVYFAEVDNEETAFTSIPESFWWAVVTMTTVGYGDMSPVTVGGKLVGSLCAIAGVLTISLPVPVIVSNFSYFYHRETECEDTTEYKHISTSLWSDEEEEDEDDKEELSEKETQEVKKEQAWCKEKTKGLYSPLQTELLHGLCTRNLRNSSNVYHTQQLVTQV is encoded by the exons ATGGATGAGATGAACCACAATATAACCTGTCTGAAGGACAAAGAAACCACTAGAGATGGGGACCAGGAACACCAAAGTGACAGCACCCAAGACTTGACATTAACTGTCCCCAAGAAAAGGAAGAGCAGAAAGTCCAGCTCCCTGTGGAGGTCCAGTGGAGTGCTGAGTGAGCGAGTGGTCATTAATGTGTCGGGACTACGGTTTGAAACACAGTTGCGCACACTGAGCCAGTTCCCAGACACTCTCCTTGGAGACCCCCAGAAGCGGGGGCGCTACTATGACCCATTGCATAATGAATATTTCCTTGATCGCAATCGGCCATGCTTTGATTCTATCCTCTACTTCTACCAGTCAGGTGGACGCCTCAAAAGACCAGCAAACATCCCCCTGGATGTTTTCATTGATGAGCTTAAGTTCTATCAATTAGAGGGTGAGGCACTGGCACgtttcctggaggatgaaggctTTCCTAAGGATGAAGAGCGCCCTATGCCTGAGAATGAGTTCCAGAAGCAGGTGTGGCTGCTTTTTGAGTACCCAGaatcatctgctgcagccagaatTATTGCAATTATTTCTGTCATGGTCATCCTTGTTTCCATTGTCATCTTCTGCTTGGAAACATTACCTGACTTCAAGGACGAGAGAGAAATTTTG CCTCATCATCATCCTCACCCTCGCAACATCACACTACCAGATCCCCCTTTCCTCTACACACATCCTTTTCAAGATCCATTTTTTGTGGTGGAGACCATGTGCATTTGCTGGTTCTCATTTGAACTACTAGTGCGTTTTGTGGCTTGCCCCAGCAAGACCAGTTTTTTTCGGGATATCATGAACATCATTGATTTTGTTGCCATTATCCCATATTTTGTAACCTTGGGCACTGAACTGGCACGTGCCAAAGGTGGTACCCCTGCCATGTCACTGGCTATTCTAAGGGTTATTCGTCTGGTGCGGGTGTTTCGAATATTTAAGCTTTCCCGACATTCCAAGGGTTTGCAAATCTTGGGCCAGACCCTTAAGGCTAGCATGAGGGAGCTTGGCTTGCTAATCTTCTTCCTTTTCATTGGTGTCATTCTCTTCTCCAGTTCAGTCTACTTTGCAGAGGTTGACAATGAAGAGACTGCCTTTACCAGTATCCCTGAATCTTTTTGGTGGGCTGTAGTCACCATGACAACCGTGGGTTATGGGGACATGTCACCTGTGACCGTTGGAGGGAAGCTGGTAGGCTCGCTGTGTGCGATTGCTGGAGTGTTAACCATCTCACTGCCTGTACCTGTCATTGTATCGAATTTCAGTTATTTCTACCATCGTGAGACAGAGTGTGAGGACACAACAGAATACAAGCATATCAGCACCTCACTTTGGagtgatgaggaggaggaggacgaggatgATAAGGAAGAATTGTCAGAAAAGGAGACCCAGGAAGTCAAGAAGGAACAGGCGtggtgtaaagaaaaaacaaaaggtttATACAGTCCACTGCAGACTGAACTGCTACATGGACTCTGCACACGTAATCTGCGGAACAGCAGTAATGTCTATCACACTCAGCAATTGGTTACACAGGTTTGA